The nucleotide window TTTATACCTTATCCTGGAATATCCAAAAGCCGATAGTGGGATTTGAACCCACGACCAACTGATTACGAATCAGCTACTCTACCACTGAGCTACACCGGCACGATTTATTACTATAACACACTTTATAGAAATTAGATCGACAAACTTAACTGAGATCCATCTTGAGTTTTGACAACTTCGATCCGCGCTTGGAACGCTTCCTTGAAGGATGGCATATGGGTGACGGTGAGGATGCAGGCAAAATCTGAGGCGATCGCATTTATCGCCGCAATCAAGCGATCGCATCCCTCCCGATCCTGAGTGCCAAACCCCTCATCCACAATCAGCATTTGCAGCGCAGTCCCCGCACGCTGAGCCAACAGACGCGCCAAAGCGAGACGAATCGCAAAATTAATCCGAAACGCTTCCCCACCAGAATAAGTCTCATAAGGGCGAGTACCGCGAGCATCAGCGATCAAAATGTCCAAAGTGTCAATCAATTTACCCGTTTTCTTAGAAGTCCGACCGCTGCGCCCAGCTTTTTGGGTGACAAACTGAACGTGCAACTGGTTACCGCTCAACCGCGCCAAAATCGAATTAGTTTCGGCTTCCAACTGGGGCAACACATTCTCAATCATCAGCGTCTGGATGCCGTGTTTGCCAAAAGCTTTACTCAGTTCTTCATAAATGCGATATTTCTGGCGGCATTCGATCAGTTGTTGCTGCTGTTTATCATACTGAACCTGAAGGTTTTCCAGCTGAGTGGAGAGTTGTTGCAGACGCCCCAAGCTCGCCAGCCGCTCATCCAGTTGGCTGCGTCGAGCAAATATCTGCCCTTCCAGGATTTGAATTTCCCCAGTCGCATCTGGCATAGTGCCAAGCTGGTTGACAATTTGCTCAATTTGTGATGACTGAGCTTCTCGATCGCGCGATCGCACTTCCAAAACCTGAACTAACTCCTGAAAACGTTGGCAAAGTAAAGGATATTGCTGCTGAGCCTGACACAATTCCTGATAGCGGAGTTGCCAAGATTGGGCTTGACGAACAGACTTGCGGATCGCATTATGTCCATCCAAGTTATAAGAAATCTCAACAATTTGGCGTTCTAGCGCCGCAATCTGCCTAGAAAATTCCGAATTTGTTTGCAGTTGCTCGATCTGGCGTTGAATACCGATAATTTGAGCCAAAATCTCTGGCTGTCGCGTCGCCACCTGAGCTTGACGCTGCTGAGCCTGTTTAATTCTATCCTGCTTAACCTCTGCCCAACGGCATCGTTCTACCTCATTTCGAGCCAAAGCGTGGTTTTTCTCATCGTAGTTGAGTTGTTGTAGGTTTCGGTCTAGCTGGGAGAGTTCTTGCTGCACATCAACAGCGTAGTCGCTTGTTTGGAGCGATCGCTCAATCTGTGCAGCTTCCGTTACTATTTGTTGAAGACGATCTTGAGCATCACCAGTCGCAGTAAGTTGCGCCTGCAATTGTCCTCGGTGTTCCCGCAAACCATCATACTCAACCAATTCCTGGGATAATTGCTTATATTCAGCCCTTAAAACCTGAAGTTCTGCCTCAGATGCAGCCAATTGCTCCCGAACAATCCAAAACTGCTGCTCCATCTCCTTTTGCTCAGTTTGGGTTTTGTTTACCACACGCTTCCAGTGGTGTTCGTCGAGGGGCCGATCGCACAACGGACAAATCGCATCCGGCGTCCGCAGCATCTGAATCTTTTGCGTCAACTCTCCCAACTGTCTTTCGTATTCCCGTTGATTTTCGTGGAGACGATCGACAAAACTGCGCCTTTCCAGCCCTTTTTCCTGCACTCGCTGTTGGCGAACCCGTTTTTTATCCAATTGCTCAATTTGAACAGCAACTTCCATCACCGCCTGCTGTAACTTTGGCTGACGTTTTTGCTGCACTTGCAGTTGCGATACAGAAGCGTGGAGTTCATCTAACTTAGCACTCAATCGAGCTTGAGAGCGTTCCAGTTGGCTTTGTAACTGCTGGCGACGTTGCAGTAAGGGGGTGACCTGCAAGTGCAACCGATCCATCTGGCTGAGGCGACTACGAGCCTGCTGCAATTGTGCCAGCCCTGCTTCTACTTCCGCAGATTGACTGAGAGTTTGCTGAATTTCTTTTTCCTGATCCGCTAAAGCTTCTAGTTGAGCTTGAGCGTGTTGCAGTTGTTTATTCAGTTCGTTGATAGCCAGTTCTTGCTGTTGTTGTAACTGTCGCCGTTGTTCCTGTGCAGCTTGATGAATTTGAAATTTGCTGGTAAGGGTTTCTTCCTCGGCTTGCAAATGTTGGAAATTGGTATATCCAGCCGTTATTTCACCTTGCTGTTGCAGAAGAACTTCCAGTTGTTGCTGCTGCTGTTGGATAATGGCTGAGTCTTGCTGGAGACGATCGCAATCTTGTACCAAATTTTGATATTGCTGCCGATGCCAACTTAGCTGTTGTTCCCAATTTTGTCGCTGGTGGTGTAAGGATTGCAGCTGTTGTAGCCGTTCGGTATCTTCTAATTGGGCTTGTTGCAGCAGAGTTAGCTCGCTTTCTAGAGTAGCTTGTTCTTGCGCGATCGATCCTCGCTCCTGCAACTGCACTTTAATAGAACCCAAATTCCGATCTAACTCATCCGCCTGTCCCTTCAACTGCTTGGAAAAATCCTTCGCTTGTTCCGCCAGAGTTTCGTACTGATTGAGTTTGAGTAAATCCGCGAGAATTTCTTTACGTTCGCCGGGTTTTTTGAGCATAAACTCATCCGCCCTACCCTGACGCAGATAAGCCGAATTGATAAAAGTTTCGTAATCCAGCTTCAAGTGATCTACAATCAACTGCTGAGTCGATCGCATTCCCCGCTCAGTCAAAGCCCGAAAACCACTAGGCGTTTGCACCTGAAATTCTAGAACCCCGCCGCCGCCAAGACGACGAGCCCGAATTACCCGGTAGATTACATCTTGGTTCTTGAACATGAAATCAACTTGGACTTCATCAGATCCCGCGTGGATAACATCATCTTCATTACCAGCACGGCTTTCACCCCAAAGCACCCAGGTAATCGCTTCTAGCAGGGAAGATTTACCCGCGCCATTGGCACCGCAGATACAAGCCGTATGCAGTCCACGAAAATCGAGGGTGGCTTTGCGATAGCTAAGGAAGTTTTTGAGGGTAAGTTGCAGAGGAATCATTCAGACTATAGCGCTACACTCTTATTTAAGAAATACCAGTACTAACGTACTGTTGTATAGTCTGTCAAGGGAAAAAATAAGGATTTTAGGTATGAAGTAGAAATACTGGTTGCGGAAAGCCGAGCTTGAGAGCTATGAATAAATACTTAGAACAATGGCTAGCGCATCGGTAATTTCTTGCATGGCTGTAT belongs to Argonema galeatum A003/A1 and includes:
- the sbcC gene encoding exonuclease subunit SbcC — protein: MIPLQLTLKNFLSYRKATLDFRGLHTACICGANGAGKSSLLEAITWVLWGESRAGNEDDVIHAGSDEVQVDFMFKNQDVIYRVIRARRLGGGGVLEFQVQTPSGFRALTERGMRSTQQLIVDHLKLDYETFINSAYLRQGRADEFMLKKPGERKEILADLLKLNQYETLAEQAKDFSKQLKGQADELDRNLGSIKVQLQERGSIAQEQATLESELTLLQQAQLEDTERLQQLQSLHHQRQNWEQQLSWHRQQYQNLVQDCDRLQQDSAIIQQQQQQLEVLLQQQGEITAGYTNFQHLQAEEETLTSKFQIHQAAQEQRRQLQQQQELAINELNKQLQHAQAQLEALADQEKEIQQTLSQSAEVEAGLAQLQQARSRLSQMDRLHLQVTPLLQRRQQLQSQLERSQARLSAKLDELHASVSQLQVQQKRQPKLQQAVMEVAVQIEQLDKKRVRQQRVQEKGLERRSFVDRLHENQREYERQLGELTQKIQMLRTPDAICPLCDRPLDEHHWKRVVNKTQTEQKEMEQQFWIVREQLAASEAELQVLRAEYKQLSQELVEYDGLREHRGQLQAQLTATGDAQDRLQQIVTEAAQIERSLQTSDYAVDVQQELSQLDRNLQQLNYDEKNHALARNEVERCRWAEVKQDRIKQAQQRQAQVATRQPEILAQIIGIQRQIEQLQTNSEFSRQIAALERQIVEISYNLDGHNAIRKSVRQAQSWQLRYQELCQAQQQYPLLCQRFQELVQVLEVRSRDREAQSSQIEQIVNQLGTMPDATGEIQILEGQIFARRSQLDERLASLGRLQQLSTQLENLQVQYDKQQQQLIECRQKYRIYEELSKAFGKHGIQTLMIENVLPQLEAETNSILARLSGNQLHVQFVTQKAGRSGRTSKKTGKLIDTLDILIADARGTRPYETYSGGEAFRINFAIRLALARLLAQRAGTALQMLIVDEGFGTQDREGCDRLIAAINAIASDFACILTVTHMPSFKEAFQARIEVVKTQDGSQLSLSI